Proteins from one Chitinophaga oryzae genomic window:
- a CDS encoding TonB-dependent receptor, whose product MRISLTTALLLLALLQISARGYGQITLDEQHTPLVTILQQIKAQTGYVFFYSDTQLQGVKASVKVKDADINTTLAQCFRGLNYAYRIAEKNVFITAEKPNAAPVPPAVVTGAVTDSTGHPLPGVTIQVKGTNRGAVTDGNGSYQLEAGEGAVLEFKLLGFETQTVPVLSRNRIDIRMKPSRGELNEVIVVGYTTQKKMDVTGSVAQVSAAELVKAPMTNVSQMLTGKLPGVTFRQPSGQPGYDDATMLVRGFGTFNNSSPLLLVDGVERAFGRIDPNDIETVSVLKDAAASAVYGVKGAHGVILITTKRGKAGGKPLFSYSGSATVSQNTQLPDFLTGTEYAYWHNKANEMDGNRKWFSDEQIAAMTNGDPSDGLENTNWQREFLHKPAFVNQHNLSVSGGADNIRYFTSIGTMQQGGIVKDMKLERYNVRANLDMTPDKHWAISLNLAGRTEKLHTPGSASYEKQSIFSPISQALYMYPFLPFEYKGLPTASSYMTLNPFAVAELSGFQKSANTMIETSARISYTPSFISGLKTSLFGSYDRKYSDAKTFSTPYNVNAFISETGKYGKSLADGYMANGSLIQTADNFDYMVVRPSLEYERTTGKHHIGALFLYEWQKGNTSNLYASRWGYLLKEIPELSFGQQLPPVPNLGGSSSNVQAGYVGRLNYAFDRKYLLEVAARYDASYKFPKNSRWGFFPSVSAGWVISEEPFFKDNVCNVDFLKLRGSAGMLGRDNVTPFLYEQYFNLTQTPVIALGDKLNTLYGLSSSSSYPSTHLTWEKTRNYNLGVELTMWKGLLSAEADVFYKYTSDILQHTGSVYPSSLGGNFPEIENSGSVDVRGIELQLSHKYHIGKLQYTLSGNFSYAKNRILSIIQPENVQPWQNMIGKSIGQRLAYIATGLFQTNEQLQNSPAPPGGGYKRLGDIMYQDINGDGKLTREDDMAVATRPDMPPVMYAFNLELRYRQFDFSMMWQGGAGNDILLSGMYDNGIPDNTIFTKPFYGNGYNSPRYLLEDSWTPEHTNARYPRLSLIPSGGNSLDATWWIRPGGYIRLKNAVLGYSLPASALRAISIKGLRLYMAGTNLLTFSRFKYIDPESPSVNNGYYPQQRTYSAGANLTF is encoded by the coding sequence ATGCGGATAAGTTTGACGACCGCGCTACTGCTGCTTGCATTGCTGCAGATCAGCGCCAGAGGATACGGGCAGATCACGCTCGACGAGCAACATACGCCATTGGTAACCATATTGCAGCAGATCAAAGCGCAAACCGGATACGTGTTCTTTTACAGCGACACACAGCTACAGGGTGTGAAGGCCAGTGTAAAGGTAAAAGATGCTGATATCAATACCACCCTGGCCCAATGCTTCAGAGGGTTGAACTACGCGTACCGTATCGCGGAAAAGAACGTGTTTATTACTGCGGAAAAACCCAATGCAGCTCCTGTTCCACCGGCTGTCGTCACCGGCGCCGTTACCGACAGTACCGGCCATCCGCTGCCTGGGGTAACCATACAGGTTAAAGGCACCAACCGCGGCGCTGTAACGGATGGCAATGGGAGCTACCAGCTGGAGGCCGGCGAAGGCGCCGTCCTTGAATTCAAACTGCTGGGCTTCGAAACACAGACAGTCCCCGTGCTTTCGCGCAACCGCATTGACATCCGGATGAAACCCAGCCGCGGAGAACTGAACGAAGTGATCGTAGTGGGTTATACCACCCAAAAGAAGATGGACGTTACCGGTTCAGTAGCCCAGGTATCGGCGGCAGAACTGGTGAAAGCGCCGATGACCAATGTCAGCCAGATGCTGACCGGCAAACTGCCGGGCGTAACCTTCCGGCAACCGAGCGGACAACCGGGCTACGACGATGCCACCATGCTGGTACGCGGCTTCGGCACCTTTAACAATTCATCGCCACTCCTGCTGGTAGACGGCGTAGAACGCGCCTTTGGCCGTATAGACCCGAATGATATAGAAACGGTGTCTGTATTAAAAGATGCCGCCGCCTCCGCGGTATACGGTGTAAAAGGCGCTCACGGCGTAATCCTCATCACCACCAAAAGAGGTAAAGCCGGCGGCAAACCCCTCTTCTCCTACAGCGGCTCGGCCACCGTTTCTCAAAATACGCAGCTGCCCGATTTCCTCACCGGTACTGAATATGCCTACTGGCATAATAAAGCCAATGAAATGGACGGTAACAGGAAATGGTTCTCCGATGAACAAATAGCTGCCATGACCAACGGAGATCCCTCCGATGGCCTCGAAAACACCAACTGGCAACGGGAGTTCCTTCACAAACCCGCTTTCGTCAATCAACACAACCTGTCCGTCAGCGGAGGGGCCGACAACATCCGCTACTTCACCAGCATCGGCACTATGCAACAGGGCGGCATCGTAAAAGACATGAAACTGGAACGGTACAACGTAAGAGCGAACCTCGACATGACACCGGACAAACACTGGGCCATTTCCCTGAACCTTGCCGGCCGCACGGAGAAGCTTCATACGCCCGGCTCCGCCTCCTACGAGAAACAATCCATCTTCAGTCCTATATCACAGGCCCTGTATATGTACCCCTTCCTGCCCTTTGAATATAAAGGGTTGCCGACAGCATCGTCTTACATGACGCTGAACCCCTTCGCCGTGGCAGAACTCAGCGGATTTCAAAAATCAGCCAACACCATGATAGAGACTTCCGCCAGGATCAGTTATACTCCCTCCTTTATCAGCGGATTAAAAACATCGCTGTTCGGCAGCTATGACCGCAAATACAGCGACGCCAAAACATTTTCCACCCCCTATAATGTCAATGCCTTCATCTCTGAAACAGGGAAGTACGGCAAGTCGCTCGCCGATGGTTATATGGCTAACGGCAGCCTGATACAGACCGCCGACAATTTTGACTACATGGTGGTCAGACCATCCCTCGAATATGAACGGACAACCGGCAAACACCATATCGGCGCCCTCTTCCTCTATGAGTGGCAAAAAGGAAACACCAGCAACCTCTATGCTTCCCGCTGGGGCTACCTCCTGAAAGAAATTCCGGAACTCTCCTTTGGGCAACAACTACCGCCGGTGCCCAACCTCGGAGGCTCCTCCTCCAATGTACAGGCAGGTTATGTAGGCCGCCTGAATTATGCTTTCGACCGGAAATACCTGCTGGAAGTGGCTGCCCGGTACGACGCCTCCTATAAGTTTCCGAAAAACTCCCGCTGGGGCTTTTTCCCCTCCGTGTCCGCCGGATGGGTGATCTCGGAAGAACCCTTTTTTAAAGACAACGTCTGCAACGTCGACTTCCTGAAGCTGCGGGGCTCTGCCGGTATGCTGGGACGCGATAACGTGACGCCTTTCCTCTATGAACAATACTTCAACCTGACACAAACACCGGTGATAGCACTGGGCGATAAGCTGAACACCCTCTACGGGCTCAGCTCCTCCAGCTCCTATCCGAGCACGCACCTCACCTGGGAAAAAACACGCAACTACAACCTCGGCGTTGAACTGACCATGTGGAAAGGGCTGCTGAGCGCAGAAGCCGATGTCTTCTACAAATACACCTCCGACATTCTTCAGCATACCGGCAGCGTATATCCCTCTTCGTTAGGAGGCAATTTCCCGGAAATAGAAAACAGTGGTTCCGTAGATGTCCGCGGCATAGAACTGCAGCTGTCGCATAAGTACCATATCGGCAAACTACAGTATACCCTGTCCGGCAACTTCAGTTACGCAAAGAACCGCATCCTCTCCATCATCCAGCCGGAGAACGTACAGCCCTGGCAAAATATGATCGGTAAATCCATCGGCCAGCGGCTGGCCTATATCGCCACCGGCCTATTCCAGACAAACGAACAATTGCAGAACAGTCCCGCCCCTCCCGGAGGCGGCTACAAAAGACTGGGCGATATCATGTACCAGGATATTAACGGCGACGGTAAACTGACCCGTGAAGACGATATGGCGGTAGCCACACGCCCCGACATGCCGCCCGTGATGTATGCTTTCAACCTTGAGCTCCGCTACCGTCAGTTCGACTTCTCCATGATGTGGCAGGGCGGCGCAGGAAACGATATCCTGTTGAGCGGCATGTACGACAACGGCATTCCGGACAATACCATATTCACCAAACCCTTCTATGGTAACGGCTACAACAGTCCGCGCTACCTGCTGGAAGACTCCTGGACACCGGAGCATACCAATGCCCGTTATCCCCGGCTGTCACTGATCCCCAGCGGTGGCAACTCCCTCGATGCTACCTGGTGGATAAGACCGGGAGGATATATACGGCTCAAAAATGCCGTGCTGGGCTACAGCCTGCCAGCATCCGCACTCCGGGCTATCAGCATCAAAGGCCTCAGGCTGTACATGGCCGGTACCAACCTGCTCACTTTCTCCCGGTTCAAATACATTGACCCGGAAAGTCCCAGCGTCAACAACGGTTATTACCCGCAGCAACGAACCTATAGCGCCGGCGCTAACCTGACCTTTTAA
- a CDS encoding FecR family protein, with translation MSQEQVRDLWNKVYAGGASEAEKQALEQVLADDSYQDVIAQLLEETYVTMPPAGAFFTEQEKTVMIHAATGRKVLPLKTRHIRRWASAAIITGVIAAGSYYLLRQHPSHPAPVAVQHQETTPGNKAVLTLANGQHITLDNTGTGELARQPGATVIQTDSGSIAYKGTAAQAAVSFNTLTTPRGGQFKLLLPDGSAAWLNAASSITYPTAFNSKERRVEITGEVYLEVARNERQPFFVTTGQQEIAVLGTSFNVNAYTDEASINTTLLDGAISITPANGQTTLLRPGQQASVHRPNGQLKVQPVNTALVMAWKNGLFSFERANIQTVMRQLSRWYNVAVVYEGSIPTQTFSGDIYRDLPLPKALEMLAFVGFHFEVKNNGNGNTIIVRP, from the coding sequence ATGTCACAGGAACAAGTACGCGATTTATGGAACAAGGTATACGCCGGCGGCGCCAGCGAAGCGGAAAAGCAGGCGCTGGAACAGGTGCTGGCCGACGACAGCTACCAGGACGTTATTGCACAGCTGCTGGAAGAAACGTATGTAACGATGCCTCCTGCCGGCGCTTTTTTCACAGAACAGGAGAAAACAGTGATGATACACGCGGCCACCGGCAGGAAGGTGCTGCCGCTGAAAACAAGGCACATAAGACGATGGGCCTCCGCTGCCATCATAACCGGCGTGATCGCTGCAGGCAGCTACTATTTGTTGCGTCAGCACCCATCCCATCCCGCACCGGTAGCGGTACAACATCAGGAAACTACTCCCGGCAACAAAGCTGTGCTCACACTGGCGAACGGGCAGCACATTACGCTGGACAATACCGGTACAGGTGAACTGGCCCGGCAACCGGGAGCGACTGTCATTCAGACCGACAGCGGCAGTATAGCCTACAAAGGCACTGCTGCTCAAGCGGCCGTCAGCTTCAATACGCTCACTACGCCCCGTGGCGGCCAGTTTAAATTACTGCTGCCCGACGGCTCCGCCGCCTGGCTGAATGCGGCGTCGTCCATCACCTATCCCACCGCTTTTAACAGCAAAGAACGACGCGTGGAAATTACCGGCGAAGTATACCTGGAAGTAGCCCGTAACGAACGGCAGCCGTTCTTCGTCACTACCGGTCAACAAGAGATAGCTGTGCTGGGCACCAGTTTCAACGTCAACGCCTATACGGATGAAGCCAGCATTAACACCACGCTGCTGGACGGAGCAATCAGCATCACGCCGGCCAATGGCCAGACCACGTTGCTACGGCCGGGGCAACAGGCATCCGTACATCGCCCAAACGGGCAGTTAAAGGTGCAACCGGTCAATACCGCGCTGGTGATGGCCTGGAAAAACGGGCTTTTCAGCTTTGAGCGCGCCAATATACAAACCGTCATGCGCCAGCTAAGCCGCTGGTACAACGTAGCCGTCGTCTATGAAGGCAGCATCCCCACACAAACATTCTCCGGTGATATCTACCGGGACCTCCCGCTTCCCAAAGCGCTCGAAATGCTGGCGTTCGTAGGATTTCATTTCGAGGTAAAAAATAACGGGAACGGCAACACGATTATTGTCAGGCCGTAA
- a CDS encoding RNA polymerase sigma-70 factor, whose protein sequence is MSLQPLNNERQLLLQVSEGDETAFRQLLYAYSDRLGAFVYKITGSREVSQEIVQDIFIKVWHKRTTLSAVTQLDNYLFIIARNLTYNHIRDQARIAVRYQTWLRDVENSDDMVLPAADEEGLAQYLPLIDEAIDRLPPQQRKVFELARKQSLSHKQIAEQMQLSPESVKKYMKLALNTVREHVRDRMPFPVLLVLLLPVTY, encoded by the coding sequence TTGTCATTACAGCCACTAAATAATGAGCGGCAGTTACTGCTACAGGTATCTGAGGGCGACGAAACCGCTTTCCGGCAACTGCTCTATGCCTATAGCGACCGCCTGGGCGCCTTCGTTTACAAAATCACCGGTTCACGGGAAGTCAGCCAGGAGATCGTGCAGGACATCTTTATAAAGGTCTGGCATAAACGGACCACCTTATCCGCAGTAACACAGCTGGATAACTATCTCTTTATCATAGCGCGTAATCTTACCTATAACCATATCAGGGACCAGGCGCGAATAGCTGTCAGATACCAGACATGGCTCCGGGACGTGGAAAACAGCGACGACATGGTGCTCCCCGCCGCTGACGAAGAAGGGCTCGCTCAATACCTGCCGCTCATCGATGAGGCTATCGACCGGTTACCTCCGCAACAACGGAAGGTATTTGAGCTGGCCAGAAAGCAGTCTTTGTCTCACAAACAAATTGCCGAACAGATGCAGCTGTCCCCTGAATCTGTAAAAAAATACATGAAGCTGGCCTTAAACACCGTGCGGGAGCATGTCCGCGACCGTATGCCCTTTCCGGTGCTGCTGGTATTATTACTTCCGGTCACCTATTAA